A single region of the Marinobacter nanhaiticus D15-8W genome encodes:
- a CDS encoding GntP family permease produces MHLVLILVALIVFIVFATSKLKLNPFITLLLASFLAAFAFGLPIDSIEKTIRTGFGNILGYIGLVIVLGTIIGVILERTGAAIVMAESIIKMLGQRFPTLTMSMVGFIVSIPVFCDSGFVILNSLKRSMARTLSVSPVAMTVALSTGLFATHTLVPPTPGPIAAAGNLGLENNLGLVIAVGFVFAVIAAAAGLFWASRCRNLESKELEQAEEAFQEAREHYGELPSAWAAFAPIFVPIVLICLGSVASYPTAPLGQGGLYETLNFLGKPLNALMIGLGFAVVLLKGDNKLEEFARHTQKGLEVSAPIILITGAGGAFGSVLSQTPLGDYLGDTLSTLGLGVIMPFLVAAALKSAQGSSTVALVTTSALVAPLMTQLGLDSDFGRVLTVMAIGAGAMTVSHANDSYFWVVSQFSKMGVATAYKSHTTATLIMGLVTIVCVWLVSLVAL; encoded by the coding sequence ATGCACCTGGTCCTGATCCTGGTGGCGCTGATCGTGTTTATCGTTTTCGCGACCAGCAAGCTCAAGCTGAATCCGTTTATCACACTCCTCCTGGCCTCCTTCCTGGCCGCATTTGCCTTCGGTCTGCCGATCGACTCGATCGAAAAAACCATACGTACCGGGTTCGGTAACATCCTTGGTTATATAGGTCTGGTGATCGTACTGGGGACGATTATCGGCGTTATTCTCGAGCGTACGGGCGCCGCCATCGTTATGGCTGAGAGCATTATCAAGATGCTGGGGCAGCGCTTCCCGACGCTGACGATGTCCATGGTCGGGTTCATCGTGTCCATCCCGGTCTTTTGCGATTCCGGCTTCGTTATCCTGAACAGCCTCAAGCGTTCCATGGCCCGAACCCTGTCCGTGTCCCCGGTGGCCATGACGGTTGCGTTGTCCACCGGGCTGTTTGCCACCCATACGCTGGTGCCGCCGACGCCGGGGCCAATCGCGGCTGCTGGCAACCTGGGGCTTGAGAACAACCTTGGACTGGTCATCGCCGTTGGCTTTGTTTTCGCTGTCATTGCAGCCGCAGCCGGCCTGTTCTGGGCCTCCAGATGCAGAAACCTTGAAAGCAAGGAGCTGGAGCAGGCGGAAGAAGCCTTTCAGGAAGCCCGCGAGCACTATGGTGAGCTGCCTTCGGCGTGGGCGGCCTTTGCACCGATTTTCGTACCCATCGTGCTGATCTGTCTTGGCTCCGTGGCGAGCTATCCCACTGCGCCGCTCGGGCAAGGTGGCCTCTATGAAACGTTGAACTTCCTCGGAAAGCCCCTGAATGCGCTGATGATCGGTCTTGGTTTCGCGGTTGTGCTGCTTAAGGGCGACAACAAACTGGAGGAGTTTGCCCGTCATACGCAAAAAGGACTTGAGGTCTCCGCCCCCATCATCCTGATCACGGGTGCCGGCGGTGCTTTCGGAAGCGTGCTGTCGCAGACGCCGCTGGGCGATTACCTGGGCGATACGCTGTCGACGCTGGGGCTGGGTGTCATCATGCCGTTCCTCGTCGCGGCAGCCCTTAAATCGGCGCAGGGGTCGTCGACGGTTGCCTTGGTGACCACGTCGGCCCTGGTGGCTCCGTTGATGACCCAGCTTGGGTTGGATTCCGACTTCGGGCGTGTGCTGACCGTCATGGCGATTGGTGCTGGCGCAATGACCGTGTCCCACGCCAATGACAGCTATTTCTGGGTGGTCTCGCAGTTCAGCAAGATGGGGGTTGCCACGGCTTATAAGTCGCATACGACGGCAACACTCATCATGGGGCTGGTAACTATTGTGTGTGTCTGGCTGGTCTCGTTGGTGGCGCTCTGA
- a CDS encoding glycerate kinase: protein MRVVIAPDSFKECLSAKSVAAFIARGWRQGAPDDDIVQVPLADGGEGSTAALIESRGGSLHAVEVTGPLGGTVTAHYGRVGDGDTVIVEVAEASGLHLVAADSRDALRATSYGTGELIRAAILNRPKKLVMCLGGSATTDGGAGILQALGARLRDADGQDISPGGEGLALLASLDVDPVLDLLDGIQLTVACDVSNPLLGPEGAAAVFGPQKGATSAQVDILGQALARFSKLAEGAGFDIHSFAGSGAAGGIGGMVAGILGATLKSGIELIMETVHLEQRIRGADLVITAEGAIDSQSAFGKTPAGVASLARKYAVPVIGLAGRVGDELAPLHASGLTAAFAIVPGPASLGDAMGNAERNLVQAAEQLARMAIAIASKRRSAPSD, encoded by the coding sequence ATGCGCGTCGTCATCGCCCCCGATTCATTCAAAGAGTGTCTTTCCGCCAAGTCGGTCGCGGCGTTCATTGCGCGAGGTTGGCGTCAGGGGGCTCCCGATGACGATATTGTACAGGTGCCGCTGGCGGACGGTGGCGAGGGCAGTACGGCTGCACTCATTGAGTCCCGGGGTGGCAGCCTTCACGCTGTCGAGGTGACCGGCCCGCTTGGCGGTACCGTCACGGCACATTACGGCCGGGTGGGCGATGGTGACACCGTTATTGTCGAGGTGGCTGAGGCGAGCGGGTTGCACCTTGTCGCCGCAGATTCCCGCGACGCCCTGCGGGCTACGAGTTATGGGACCGGTGAGCTGATCCGGGCAGCGATCTTGAATCGACCCAAGAAGTTGGTCATGTGCCTGGGAGGGAGTGCTACAACCGATGGCGGGGCAGGGATCCTCCAGGCCCTGGGTGCGAGACTACGCGATGCCGATGGACAGGATATATCCCCGGGTGGCGAGGGCCTGGCACTCTTGGCCAGCCTGGATGTCGACCCGGTTCTGGACCTGCTGGACGGGATCCAGTTGACGGTAGCGTGTGATGTTTCAAATCCGCTGCTAGGGCCAGAGGGAGCGGCAGCGGTGTTTGGTCCGCAAAAAGGGGCAACGTCAGCCCAGGTAGACATACTGGGTCAAGCACTGGCTCGTTTCTCCAAACTGGCAGAGGGGGCGGGTTTTGATATCCACTCGTTCGCCGGAAGTGGGGCCGCTGGGGGTATCGGTGGCATGGTGGCCGGCATTCTCGGCGCCACCCTCAAATCCGGTATCGAACTGATCATGGAAACAGTGCACCTGGAGCAGCGGATTCGTGGCGCTGACCTGGTGATTACCGCAGAAGGGGCGATCGACAGCCAGAGCGCGTTCGGCAAGACCCCTGCGGGCGTTGCGTCCCTTGCCCGGAAATACGCTGTACCGGTTATCGGTCTCGCAGGGCGTGTTGGTGACGAGCTGGCGCCGCTGCATGCCTCGGGGCTGACGGCAGCATTCGCGATCGTTCCCGGTCCGGCCTCGCTCGGTGATGCTATGGGCAATGCTGAAAGGAATCTTGTGCAGGCCGCAGAGCAACTGGCGCGGATGGCTATCGCGATTGCCAGTAAAAGGAGGTCGGCCCCATCGGACTGA
- a CDS encoding SRPBCC domain-containing protein, producing MKWLPPHGFVGHIDEMDVREGGGYHMSFTNFTTGNKHSFSARFTELKPGELIRHIDRFDDANLPGEIQVTIRLQPVLCGTDPSIVQEGIPEVIPEALCYQGWQESLGLLALLVDPEIPDEM from the coding sequence GTGAAATGGCTTCCACCCCATGGGTTTGTGGGTCATATCGACGAGATGGATGTCCGCGAAGGCGGGGGCTATCACATGTCGTTCACCAATTTCACCACGGGCAACAAGCATTCCTTCAGCGCCCGCTTTACCGAACTCAAACCTGGCGAGCTGATTCGTCACATCGACCGATTCGATGACGCCAACCTGCCGGGGGAGATACAGGTGACGATCAGGCTGCAGCCGGTGTTGTGCGGTACGGACCCCTCCATTGTTCAGGAAGGGATTCCCGAGGTCATTCCTGAGGCGCTCTGCTACCAGGGCTGGCAGGAATCGCTAGGCCTGCTGGCATTGCTGGTGGACCCGGAAATTCCGGATGAGATGTGA
- a CDS encoding tellurite resistance TerB family protein, translated as MNVSSILNQLVKQAAGQSSGHGSGKGLDVGRMVDSLSSQLKGGRGSSGGLDMKSLLGGSALGMMVGSKRGQKMGGKALKYGALAGIGVLAWKAYQNYQGSSTASATDNQQGQPLEQLQGQQQEQRGLEILQAMIMAAKADGHIDADERALLTQEIEKLGPDDELHAWIQQQFDAPLDASALARSADSPQAAREIYLVSAAIIDDQNPMERAWLDQLAGALNLPPEMVLELDRQILAQVDQA; from the coding sequence ATGAATGTATCGTCGATCCTGAATCAACTGGTTAAACAGGCCGCTGGCCAGTCTTCCGGGCATGGCTCCGGTAAAGGTTTGGATGTCGGTCGGATGGTAGACAGCCTGTCGTCCCAGCTTAAGGGAGGGCGGGGATCAAGTGGTGGCCTTGATATGAAAAGCCTCCTTGGCGGCAGCGCCCTGGGCATGATGGTCGGCTCGAAGCGCGGCCAGAAAATGGGGGGCAAGGCGCTAAAGTATGGTGCGCTGGCTGGCATCGGCGTGTTGGCCTGGAAGGCCTACCAGAATTACCAGGGCAGTAGCACGGCGAGTGCCACCGATAATCAGCAGGGGCAGCCGCTTGAACAGCTGCAGGGTCAGCAGCAGGAGCAGCGTGGGCTGGAGATCCTGCAGGCGATGATTATGGCTGCCAAGGCCGACGGCCATATTGACGCTGACGAACGTGCGTTGTTGACGCAGGAAATCGAGAAGCTGGGCCCGGACGACGAGCTGCATGCGTGGATCCAGCAGCAATTCGATGCACCGCTGGATGCCTCGGCGTTGGCACGAAGCGCGGATTCCCCGCAGGCTGCTCGGGAGATCTACCTGGTTAGCGCCGCTATTATCGACGATCAGAATCCGATGGAGCGGGCATGGCTGGATCAACTGGCGGGGGCGTTGAACCTGCCACCGGAGATGGTTCTCGAGCTGGATCGTCAAATCCTGGCGCAGGTGGACCAGGCCTAG